In the genome of Rhinolophus ferrumequinum isolate MPI-CBG mRhiFer1 chromosome 24, mRhiFer1_v1.p, whole genome shotgun sequence, one region contains:
- the CCDC69 gene encoding coiled-coil domain-containing protein 69 isoform X1 — translation MGCGHSTLSCCKPPKKRRREPGQPPRPEPQELGPLNGDTATTAQLCASEEAEQHQKDITRIFQQHEEDKKKWIQQVEKERELELREKLDEQRRVLEGEHEAALKDLQASYEQEKEALTRSFQEAKTALQETIDGLTSQLEVFQAKMKRVEESILSRDYKKHIQAGGSTPGISREDYGSPSQFWEQELESLHFVIEMKNERIHELDKRLILMETVKEKNLMLEEKITTLQQENEDLHVRGRSSRTTCFLPARPWRRSHSTGDSCSRRRRSCCTGRLGLMPPPPSPWPQSPPPRSPSWPHRLRAWAAMTSVVTAPSPGLSREDSKSLSFFSQEAMRAGVRWEPGCVPLSPGGLGHVESPRGLWRPQGVLSLELAQEMQQEESFPPCPSLCSNQGVLRLFPGGACAASAI, via the exons AGACGCCGAGAACCAGGTCAGCCACCCAGACCAGAGCCTCAGGAACTAGGTCCCCTCAATGGGGACACAG CCACAACTGCCCAGCTCTGTGCATCTGAGGAAGCTGAGCAGCATCAGAAGGATATAACCAGAATTTTCCAGCAGCACGAAGAGGACAAGAAGAAATGGATCCAACAA gtggagaaggagagggagctAGAGCTTCGAGAGAAGCTGGACGAGCAGCGAAGAGTCCTGGAGGGAGAGCATGAGGCAGCCCTAAAAG ACCTCCAGGCCTCGTACGAGCAGGAGAAAGAAGCCCTTACCCGTTCCTTCCAGGAGGCCAAGACAGCCCTGCAG GAGACTATCGATGGACTGACCTCACAGCTGGAGGTCTTCCAGGCCAAGATGAAGAGAGTAGAGGAATCCATTCTGAGCCGAGACTATAAGAAGCACATCCAGGCAGGTGGCAGTACACCTGGAATCTCCAGGGAG GATTACGGGAGCCCCAGTCAGTTCTGGGAGCAGGAGCTGGAGAGCTTGCACTTTGTCATTGAGATGAAGAATGAGCGTATTCATGAGCTAGACAAGCGGCTGATCCTTATGGAAACAGTG aaagaaaaaaacctgatgCTGGAGGAGAAAATCACCACCCTCCAACAGGAGAATGAGGACCTCCATGTCCGAGGCC GCAGCTCTCGGACGACCTGCTTCTTGCCCGCGAGGCCCTGGAGAAGGAGTCACAGTACAGGCGACAGCTgcagcaggagaaggaggagctgCTGTACCGGGCGCTTGGGGCTGATGCCGCCTCCGCCTTCCCCCTGGCCTCAGTCACCCCCACCGAGGTCTCCTTCTTGGCCACATAGGCTCAGGGCCTGGGCAGCCATGACATCTGTGGTCACAGCTCCCTCTCCAGGACTTTCCAGAGAAGACAGCAAGAGCCTCTCGTTCTTCTCCCAGGAGGCCATGAGGGCAGGAGTGAGATGGGAGCCAGGGTGTGTGCCCCTGAGCCCTGGGGGCTTAGGCCACGTAGAATCACCCAGGGGGCTTTGGAGGCCCCAAGGAGTGCTTTCCCTTGAGTTGGCCCAGGAAATGCAGCAAGAGGAGtcctttcctccctgcccttctctctgTTCAAATCAGGGAGTTCTGAGGCTTTTCCCAGGGGGAGCCTGTGCCGCTTCAGCCATCTGA
- the CCDC69 gene encoding coiled-coil domain-containing protein 69 isoform X4, with translation MGCGHSTLSCCKPPKKRRREPGQPPRPEPQELGPLNGDTATTAQLCASEEAEQHQKDITRIFQQHEEDKKKWIQQVEKERELELREKLDEQRRVLEGEHEAALKDLQASYEQEKEALTRSFQEAKTALQETIDGLTSQLEVFQAKMKRVEESILSRDYKKHIQDYGSPSQFWEQELESLHFVIEMKNERIHELDKRLILMETVKEKNLMLEEKITTLQQENEDLHVRGRKQMVVSRQLSDDLLLAREALEKESQYRRQLQQEKEELLYRALGADAASAFPLASVTPTEVSFLAT, from the exons AGACGCCGAGAACCAGGTCAGCCACCCAGACCAGAGCCTCAGGAACTAGGTCCCCTCAATGGGGACACAG CCACAACTGCCCAGCTCTGTGCATCTGAGGAAGCTGAGCAGCATCAGAAGGATATAACCAGAATTTTCCAGCAGCACGAAGAGGACAAGAAGAAATGGATCCAACAA gtggagaaggagagggagctAGAGCTTCGAGAGAAGCTGGACGAGCAGCGAAGAGTCCTGGAGGGAGAGCATGAGGCAGCCCTAAAAG ACCTCCAGGCCTCGTACGAGCAGGAGAAAGAAGCCCTTACCCGTTCCTTCCAGGAGGCCAAGACAGCCCTGCAG GAGACTATCGATGGACTGACCTCACAGCTGGAGGTCTTCCAGGCCAAGATGAAGAGAGTAGAGGAATCCATTCTGAGCCGAGACTATAAGAAGCACATCCAG GATTACGGGAGCCCCAGTCAGTTCTGGGAGCAGGAGCTGGAGAGCTTGCACTTTGTCATTGAGATGAAGAATGAGCGTATTCATGAGCTAGACAAGCGGCTGATCCTTATGGAAACAGTG aaagaaaaaaacctgatgCTGGAGGAGAAAATCACCACCCTCCAACAGGAGAATGAGGACCTCCATGTCCGAGGCCGTAAGCAGATGGTTGTGTCAAG GCAGCTCTCGGACGACCTGCTTCTTGCCCGCGAGGCCCTGGAGAAGGAGTCACAGTACAGGCGACAGCTgcagcaggagaaggaggagctgCTGTACCGGGCGCTTGGGGCTGATGCCGCCTCCGCCTTCCCCCTGGCCTCAGTCACCCCCACCGAGGTCTCCTTCTTGGCCACATAG
- the CCDC69 gene encoding coiled-coil domain-containing protein 69 isoform X2 gives MGCGHSTLSCCKPPKKRRREPGQPPRPEPQELGPLNGDTATTAQLCASEEAEQHQKDITRIFQQHEEDKKKWIQQVEKERELELREKLDEQRRVLEGEHEAALKDLQASYEQEKEALTRSFQEAKTALQETIDGLTSQLEVFQAKMKRVEESILSRDYKKHIQDYGSPSQFWEQELESLHFVIEMKNERIHELDKRLILMETVKEKNLMLEEKITTLQQENEDLHVRGRSSRTTCFLPARPWRRSHSTGDSCSRRRRSCCTGRLGLMPPPPSPWPQSPPPRSPSWPHRLRAWAAMTSVVTAPSPGLSREDSKSLSFFSQEAMRAGVRWEPGCVPLSPGGLGHVESPRGLWRPQGVLSLELAQEMQQEESFPPCPSLCSNQGVLRLFPGGACAASAI, from the exons AGACGCCGAGAACCAGGTCAGCCACCCAGACCAGAGCCTCAGGAACTAGGTCCCCTCAATGGGGACACAG CCACAACTGCCCAGCTCTGTGCATCTGAGGAAGCTGAGCAGCATCAGAAGGATATAACCAGAATTTTCCAGCAGCACGAAGAGGACAAGAAGAAATGGATCCAACAA gtggagaaggagagggagctAGAGCTTCGAGAGAAGCTGGACGAGCAGCGAAGAGTCCTGGAGGGAGAGCATGAGGCAGCCCTAAAAG ACCTCCAGGCCTCGTACGAGCAGGAGAAAGAAGCCCTTACCCGTTCCTTCCAGGAGGCCAAGACAGCCCTGCAG GAGACTATCGATGGACTGACCTCACAGCTGGAGGTCTTCCAGGCCAAGATGAAGAGAGTAGAGGAATCCATTCTGAGCCGAGACTATAAGAAGCACATCCAG GATTACGGGAGCCCCAGTCAGTTCTGGGAGCAGGAGCTGGAGAGCTTGCACTTTGTCATTGAGATGAAGAATGAGCGTATTCATGAGCTAGACAAGCGGCTGATCCTTATGGAAACAGTG aaagaaaaaaacctgatgCTGGAGGAGAAAATCACCACCCTCCAACAGGAGAATGAGGACCTCCATGTCCGAGGCC GCAGCTCTCGGACGACCTGCTTCTTGCCCGCGAGGCCCTGGAGAAGGAGTCACAGTACAGGCGACAGCTgcagcaggagaaggaggagctgCTGTACCGGGCGCTTGGGGCTGATGCCGCCTCCGCCTTCCCCCTGGCCTCAGTCACCCCCACCGAGGTCTCCTTCTTGGCCACATAGGCTCAGGGCCTGGGCAGCCATGACATCTGTGGTCACAGCTCCCTCTCCAGGACTTTCCAGAGAAGACAGCAAGAGCCTCTCGTTCTTCTCCCAGGAGGCCATGAGGGCAGGAGTGAGATGGGAGCCAGGGTGTGTGCCCCTGAGCCCTGGGGGCTTAGGCCACGTAGAATCACCCAGGGGGCTTTGGAGGCCCCAAGGAGTGCTTTCCCTTGAGTTGGCCCAGGAAATGCAGCAAGAGGAGtcctttcctccctgcccttctctctgTTCAAATCAGGGAGTTCTGAGGCTTTTCCCAGGGGGAGCCTGTGCCGCTTCAGCCATCTGA
- the CCDC69 gene encoding coiled-coil domain-containing protein 69 isoform X3 yields the protein MGCGHSTLSCCKPPKKRRREPGQPPRPEPQELGPLNGDTATTAQLCASEEAEQHQKDITRIFQQHEEDKKKWIQQVEKERELELREKLDEQRRVLEGEHEAALKDLQASYEQEKEALTRSFQEAKTALQETIDGLTSQLEVFQAKMKRVEESILSRDYKKHIQAGGSTPGISREDYGSPSQFWEQELESLHFVIEMKNERIHELDKRLILMETVKEKNLMLEEKITTLQQENEDLHVRGRKQMVVSRQLSDDLLLAREALEKESQYRRQLQQEKEELLYRALGADAASAFPLASVTPTEVSFLAT from the exons AGACGCCGAGAACCAGGTCAGCCACCCAGACCAGAGCCTCAGGAACTAGGTCCCCTCAATGGGGACACAG CCACAACTGCCCAGCTCTGTGCATCTGAGGAAGCTGAGCAGCATCAGAAGGATATAACCAGAATTTTCCAGCAGCACGAAGAGGACAAGAAGAAATGGATCCAACAA gtggagaaggagagggagctAGAGCTTCGAGAGAAGCTGGACGAGCAGCGAAGAGTCCTGGAGGGAGAGCATGAGGCAGCCCTAAAAG ACCTCCAGGCCTCGTACGAGCAGGAGAAAGAAGCCCTTACCCGTTCCTTCCAGGAGGCCAAGACAGCCCTGCAG GAGACTATCGATGGACTGACCTCACAGCTGGAGGTCTTCCAGGCCAAGATGAAGAGAGTAGAGGAATCCATTCTGAGCCGAGACTATAAGAAGCACATCCAGGCAGGTGGCAGTACACCTGGAATCTCCAGGGAG GATTACGGGAGCCCCAGTCAGTTCTGGGAGCAGGAGCTGGAGAGCTTGCACTTTGTCATTGAGATGAAGAATGAGCGTATTCATGAGCTAGACAAGCGGCTGATCCTTATGGAAACAGTG aaagaaaaaaacctgatgCTGGAGGAGAAAATCACCACCCTCCAACAGGAGAATGAGGACCTCCATGTCCGAGGCCGTAAGCAGATGGTTGTGTCAAG GCAGCTCTCGGACGACCTGCTTCTTGCCCGCGAGGCCCTGGAGAAGGAGTCACAGTACAGGCGACAGCTgcagcaggagaaggaggagctgCTGTACCGGGCGCTTGGGGCTGATGCCGCCTCCGCCTTCCCCCTGGCCTCAGTCACCCCCACCGAGGTCTCCTTCTTGGCCACATAG